The following proteins come from a genomic window of Geomonas sp. RF6:
- the pyrF gene encoding orotidine-5'-phosphate decarboxylase: protein MTKEQAIEKIIFAMDVKSAHELERWGELLASHVGMFKIGKQLFTSMGPAAVELIQKRGGQIFLDLKYHDIPNTVAMATLEAARLGVKLCDLHAMGGYEMMSKTMEALDKEFSGEDRPKVLAITVLTSSNEETLRGIGVELSVPEMVVKLAKLAKSAGVDGVVASPHEVELIREACGKDFLIVTPGVRPSFSSTDDQKRIMTPGEAVKKGADYLVIGRPIAAAENPVKAAEMIVAEILGNQ from the coding sequence ATGACCAAAGAACAAGCCATAGAGAAAATCATCTTCGCGATGGACGTAAAGAGCGCCCACGAGCTGGAGCGCTGGGGGGAGTTGCTGGCATCGCACGTCGGCATGTTCAAGATCGGCAAGCAGCTCTTCACCTCCATGGGGCCTGCCGCAGTTGAACTGATCCAGAAGCGTGGCGGCCAGATCTTTCTCGATCTCAAATATCACGACATTCCCAACACCGTCGCCATGGCCACCCTCGAAGCCGCACGCCTCGGCGTCAAGCTCTGCGACCTCCACGCAATGGGCGGCTACGAGATGATGTCGAAGACGATGGAAGCGCTCGACAAGGAGTTCAGCGGCGAGGACCGTCCTAAGGTCCTTGCGATCACCGTCCTTACCTCCTCCAACGAGGAGACGCTGCGCGGGATCGGCGTAGAGCTGTCCGTGCCGGAAATGGTGGTGAAGCTTGCAAAGCTCGCCAAGAGCGCCGGCGTCGACGGTGTAGTCGCTTCCCCGCACGAAGTAGAGCTGATCCGTGAAGCCTGCGGCAAAGACTTCCTGATCGTCACCCCAGGCGTCCGTCCGAGCTTTTCATCCACCGACGACCAGAAGCGCATAATGACACCTGGCGAAGCGGTGAAAAAGGGCGCCGACTATCTGGTGATCGGTCGCCCGATAGCGGCAGCCGAAAACCCGGTGAAAGCCGCGGAGATGATCGTTGCGGAGATTTTGGGAAACCAGTAG
- a CDS encoding DUF2950 domain-containing protein, producing MVKTFREKRICFGLLLAILLALGCAAHALGASPSQKQRTFDSAEEAVKSLIDAVRSRDSGEVLAILGPGSREIVTSGDPVADKSGREEFLRLYDEKAVIEGAGTGKALLSIGKEGYPFPIPVVKKSRVWVFDAKAGKEELLNRRIGRNELKAVDVLHAYVDAQREYAAMDPNHNGGEFAQKIRSTPGKKDGLYWEAKDGEDESPLGPLLAQAAREGYRATNEKRIPYHGYLFRILTAQGKNADGGAFDYVVNGKMALGFALVAYPAQYGSSGVMTFIINQKGIVYQKDMGPDTGKVAAAIKLYNPDKSWKKVEPDTSVAGDATGR from the coding sequence ATGGTGAAGACATTCCGGGAAAAGCGCATATGCTTCGGTCTGCTGCTGGCTATACTATTGGCCCTTGGCTGCGCGGCACACGCCCTGGGGGCATCTCCCTCGCAAAAGCAAAGGACCTTCGACTCCGCTGAGGAGGCCGTGAAAAGCCTGATCGACGCGGTAAGAAGTAGGGATTCCGGGGAAGTTCTTGCCATTCTCGGCCCTGGGTCGCGGGAGATCGTCACTTCCGGGGACCCCGTGGCCGACAAGTCCGGCAGGGAAGAATTCCTCAGACTGTATGACGAAAAGGCGGTAATCGAAGGGGCAGGTACCGGTAAAGCACTCCTGTCCATCGGAAAGGAGGGTTATCCCTTTCCTATCCCGGTAGTCAAAAAGAGCAGAGTGTGGGTCTTTGACGCCAAGGCAGGAAAGGAGGAGCTACTGAACCGCAGGATCGGCCGCAACGAGTTGAAGGCAGTCGACGTCCTGCACGCCTACGTGGACGCCCAACGTGAATATGCCGCCATGGATCCGAACCATAACGGAGGAGAGTTCGCCCAGAAGATCCGCAGCACTCCGGGGAAAAAGGACGGGCTCTATTGGGAAGCGAAGGACGGCGAGGACGAGAGCCCCCTCGGTCCGTTGCTCGCCCAGGCAGCAAGGGAGGGGTACCGCGCGACAAACGAAAAGCGTATCCCCTACCACGGATATCTCTTCAGGATCTTGACAGCCCAGGGCAAGAATGCCGACGGGGGGGCCTTTGACTACGTAGTAAACGGAAAAATGGCCCTTGGCTTTGCTCTGGTGGCGTACCCGGCACAATACGGCTCGTCCGGCGTCATGACGTTCATCATTAACCAAAAAGGTATCGTCTACCAGAAGGACATGGGACCGGACACCGGCAAAGTTGCGGCAGCCATCAAACTTTACAATCCCGACAAGAGCTGGAAGAAGGTGGAACCGGATACATCTGTAGCGGGAGACGCAACGGGAAGATGA
- the rlmB gene encoding 23S rRNA (guanosine(2251)-2'-O)-methyltransferase RlmB yields the protein MSKQEEIIYGLNPVIEAMRGTRQVYELYVAGTSADKRMERLLKLAAERKVPVRQRDKQDLSRLCGTDHHQGIALKVEPYHYVDFEDLIEKAKSEPDPLILLLDSVQDPHNLGALIRSAACAGAHGVVIPKDRAAGVTAAVDKASAGATETIAVAQVTNLSQALEALKAAGFWIYGADGSARGTIYQQNLSGPVALVIGGEGGGIRPLVRKGCDEIVSIPMQGGVNSLNASVAGGIMLFEVVRQRLSSKK from the coding sequence ATGTCGAAGCAAGAAGAAATAATCTACGGCCTCAATCCCGTAATAGAAGCGATGCGCGGCACCCGCCAGGTATATGAGCTGTATGTAGCGGGCACCAGCGCCGACAAGCGCATGGAGCGCCTGCTGAAACTGGCGGCCGAGCGCAAGGTCCCCGTGCGACAGCGGGACAAGCAGGATCTCAGCCGCCTGTGCGGCACCGACCACCACCAGGGCATTGCTCTCAAGGTCGAGCCATACCACTACGTCGACTTCGAAGACCTGATCGAAAAGGCGAAGAGCGAGCCCGACCCGCTGATCCTTCTTCTCGACAGCGTGCAGGACCCGCACAATCTCGGCGCCCTGATCCGCAGCGCCGCCTGCGCAGGGGCTCACGGAGTAGTGATACCGAAAGACCGCGCCGCAGGCGTCACAGCTGCAGTCGACAAAGCCTCTGCCGGCGCCACCGAGACGATAGCAGTAGCGCAGGTGACCAATCTCTCGCAGGCGCTCGAAGCGCTGAAGGCTGCCGGCTTCTGGATCTACGGAGCCGACGGCTCCGCCAGGGGAACCATCTATCAGCAGAATCTTTCTGGCCCAGTAGCGCTGGTAATAGGCGGAGAAGGTGGAGGGATAAGACCTCTCGTGCGCAAAGGGTGTGACGAGATAGTGAGCATCCCGATGCAGGGAGGGGTGAACTCGCTAAATGCTTCCGTAGCCGGAGGAATAATGCTTTTCGAGGTAGTGCGCCAGCGGCTGAGCAGCAAGAAGTGA
- a CDS encoding DUF3300 domain-containing protein has protein sequence MKRKALWLRIATLLAAVLLALPLLALAQDSDNTPQKKLSKEELGQLLAPIALYPDDLVTQILMASTYPLEIVQADRWVKSHKQSAGEQLAKDLEKESWDPSVKSLVQFPTVLAAMSDKLDLTTKIGDAFLSQQQDVLETIQELRKKAQAAGNLKSTKEQVVVVEKETIIIKPADPQVIYVPSYSPTVVYGTWPYPAYPPAYYYPPPPPSYPAYHFAAGMAVGVAWGYAWGHSDWHGQEVTINHNQNVTLNRNIDRSKYENRQGGNSTWQHNPSHRKGVAYKDGATAKRYGQSPARSTAARADARGYGSGRGAGTGARQTPGGTGRVGEPGAARGAGTSSRAAGSTTRTAASSRGGRDSAFGGGYGSGTQERVASDRGRASRQSSFGSSGASRSGGGFGGGSRGGGGGFRGGGGGRRR, from the coding sequence ATGAAACGAAAAGCGCTGTGGTTGCGGATTGCGACACTCCTGGCAGCCGTTCTCCTCGCCCTCCCCCTTCTGGCCCTGGCTCAGGACTCAGACAACACACCCCAAAAGAAGCTGTCGAAGGAGGAATTGGGCCAACTGCTGGCGCCAATTGCACTTTACCCCGATGACCTGGTGACGCAGATCCTGATGGCATCGACCTATCCGTTGGAAATCGTACAGGCGGACCGTTGGGTAAAAAGCCACAAGCAGAGCGCGGGAGAGCAACTGGCAAAAGACCTTGAAAAGGAAAGTTGGGACCCGAGCGTTAAGTCCCTCGTCCAATTTCCCACTGTGCTGGCCGCGATGAGCGACAAACTCGACCTGACTACAAAGATCGGCGATGCCTTCCTCTCCCAGCAGCAGGACGTTTTGGAAACGATCCAGGAATTGCGGAAAAAGGCGCAGGCCGCGGGTAACCTGAAGTCGACCAAGGAGCAGGTAGTGGTGGTGGAAAAGGAGACCATCATCATCAAGCCAGCCGATCCTCAGGTAATCTACGTCCCCAGCTACAGCCCGACCGTCGTGTACGGGACCTGGCCATATCCCGCATACCCTCCAGCCTATTACTATCCGCCGCCCCCCCCTTCTTACCCGGCGTATCATTTTGCCGCAGGCATGGCAGTAGGGGTTGCCTGGGGGTATGCCTGGGGGCACAGCGACTGGCACGGGCAGGAGGTAACGATCAACCACAACCAGAACGTCACTCTCAACCGCAACATCGACCGCAGCAAGTATGAAAACCGTCAGGGGGGGAACAGTACCTGGCAGCACAACCCGAGCCACCGCAAGGGGGTGGCCTACAAAGATGGCGCCACGGCCAAAAGGTATGGACAGTCCCCGGCACGCTCGACGGCGGCGAGGGCAGACGCCAGGGGGTACGGGAGCGGGCGTGGGGCTGGCACGGGCGCACGCCAGACACCCGGAGGCACGGGTCGCGTAGGCGAGCCTGGCGCAGCACGGGGCGCTGGAACATCAAGTAGGGCCGCCGGTTCCACAACGCGCACCGCAGCCTCCTCCCGAGGCGGGCGTGACAGCGCATTCGGTGGCGGTTATGGTAGCGGCACGCAGGAACGGGTAGCCAGTGACAGGGGGCGGGCAAGCCGCCAGAGCAGCTTCGGCAGCAGTGGGGCCTCCCGATCTGGCGGAGGATTTGGCGGCGGTTCACGAGGCGGAGGCGGCGGTTTCCGCGGCGGTGGCGGTGGTCGTCGCAGGTAA
- a CDS encoding glycosyltransferase family 2 protein: protein MSHRILLILPAYNVERGFEDILSQVPRSHTLIVDDGSYDSTYEVAMDLGFSVVRHTANLGVSAAIRTGESYARLHDYTHVILMDADGQHPPHLLDTFRHALSKSDFVLGDRFGHLEGIPPQKIASNLFASLLIDEVVGVFIRDVSCGYRGYRLSQRTSRNVISGYSEIYRKVIFNALTGVMPMRIPVPAIYDTTFPVATKRSEVLAVCNALSLFVADNPLLAHILDLANTRENITAQVGPASFSALYYPDFDSYVFTTDTSQAIALYGD from the coding sequence ATGAGTCATAGGATACTGCTTATACTTCCTGCATATAATGTCGAGAGGGGATTCGAGGATATCCTTTCGCAGGTTCCACGGTCTCATACACTCATCGTAGACGACGGGAGTTACGATAGCACGTATGAAGTGGCGATGGATCTAGGATTTTCGGTTGTCCGACATACTGCGAATCTCGGTGTTTCAGCTGCGATCAGAACCGGCGAGTCCTATGCTAGGCTCCATGATTACACCCACGTGATCCTGATGGACGCTGATGGCCAACATCCACCACACTTGCTGGATACCTTCCGCCATGCGCTAAGCAAGTCCGACTTTGTTCTCGGTGATAGGTTTGGACATCTCGAAGGCATCCCCCCACAAAAAATTGCTTCTAACTTGTTTGCCTCTCTTCTGATCGATGAAGTAGTGGGAGTATTTATAAGAGACGTATCGTGTGGCTATCGCGGATACAGGTTAAGCCAGAGAACATCGCGAAATGTAATAAGTGGTTATAGTGAGATTTACAGGAAGGTGATTTTCAATGCGCTCACAGGTGTCATGCCTATGAGGATCCCTGTACCGGCTATTTACGATACCACCTTTCCGGTTGCTACCAAACGCAGCGAAGTGCTCGCCGTGTGTAATGCACTTTCACTTTTTGTTGCTGACAATCCTCTTCTCGCACATATTTTGGACTTAGCCAACACCAGAGAAAATATCACTGCACAAGTTGGACCCGCATCATTTTCAGCTCTGTATTACCCGGATTTTGACTCATATGTCTTTACTACAGATACATCACAGGCGATTGCACTCTATGGCGATTAG
- a CDS encoding acyltransferase family protein has product MKYRPEIDGLRALAVIPVILFHAGFRLFSGGFVGVDVFFVISGYLITSVILAEKRAGTFTLASFYERRARRILPALFVVMFACLPFAWLWLLPSDMKVFSQSLVAVSGFSSNVFFFLKSGYFDASTELVPLLHTWSLAVEEQYYMLFPIVLLLTWKVGRRWIVTIFAVVAVISLGIAQWGSLAHPTFTFFLLPTRVWELLIGVFAAFYLSGNDSARDEVNCSQQFASFAGLSLIAYAVCAFDKGTPFPSVYALIPTIGTALIIVAATPQTLVGRLLGSKHLVGVGLISYSAYLWHQPLFAFARHRSLNEPSFLLLATLVLATAILAYLTWKYVETPFRDRRRFSRAQIFRYGAVCTVFFLATGFAGHAKNGFTARTAPSTLPRDYFESAALIPVSPEGVDGNLCISEGASIGRVNIEPDAKKILLVGDSHSADYSAEFRRYVTIEKLDAWQFSVGGCGFLPSQAGVNGGQCGKAMRLLEEVIEKNRFDDIVVIGAYYSHTGHSDKELLRKDMDYLSALIHHMLQLNAHVIFFTPRYSLSVEPMRAAMLNKVDQVKTVKEAAADYVDSRIEMLTQAPKFTLFNERDRLIGLGCGDAQCFNGHTSGLNPLYRDTNHLTNYGAKLVFQQLTSAVKL; this is encoded by the coding sequence ATGAAATACAGACCAGAGATAGACGGGCTGCGTGCTTTGGCAGTCATCCCGGTCATACTTTTTCACGCAGGCTTTCGACTATTTTCAGGTGGATTTGTCGGAGTTGACGTCTTTTTCGTCATCAGCGGCTACTTGATAACCTCTGTCATACTTGCTGAGAAGCGCGCCGGCACCTTCACGCTGGCGAGCTTTTACGAGCGCAGAGCGCGGCGGATACTGCCGGCGCTCTTTGTCGTGATGTTTGCCTGTTTACCGTTTGCCTGGCTCTGGTTGCTCCCCTCGGACATGAAGGTGTTTTCACAAAGCTTGGTTGCTGTTTCGGGCTTTTCTTCGAACGTCTTTTTCTTTCTCAAAAGTGGATACTTTGACGCCTCTACTGAATTGGTTCCGCTGTTACACACCTGGAGCCTGGCTGTAGAAGAACAATACTACATGCTGTTTCCAATCGTCCTGCTGCTGACGTGGAAGGTGGGCAGGCGGTGGATAGTCACGATATTCGCTGTGGTGGCTGTCATAAGTCTAGGTATAGCGCAGTGGGGTTCGCTGGCGCATCCGACCTTCACTTTCTTTTTGCTGCCTACTCGGGTGTGGGAACTACTGATCGGCGTTTTCGCCGCGTTCTATCTCTCCGGCAATGACTCTGCACGTGATGAAGTCAACTGCTCACAGCAGTTCGCTAGCTTCGCCGGTCTCTCCTTGATTGCATACGCCGTATGCGCCTTCGACAAGGGAACTCCCTTTCCAAGCGTGTATGCACTTATACCGACGATCGGCACAGCACTCATCATCGTAGCTGCAACGCCTCAAACTCTCGTTGGCAGGCTTCTGGGAAGTAAGCACCTCGTTGGTGTTGGGCTAATAAGCTACAGCGCATACTTATGGCACCAGCCGTTGTTTGCCTTTGCCAGGCATAGGAGTCTCAACGAGCCAAGTTTTCTTCTGTTAGCAACGCTAGTGCTTGCTACGGCAATCCTCGCATATCTGACTTGGAAGTACGTTGAGACGCCATTCAGGGATCGTCGCCGTTTTTCCCGCGCACAGATCTTCCGCTATGGTGCCGTGTGCACCGTGTTCTTCCTGGCAACGGGTTTTGCCGGGCACGCTAAAAACGGCTTCACAGCCAGGACTGCACCAAGCACCCTTCCGAGGGATTATTTCGAATCCGCCGCGCTCATACCTGTCTCTCCCGAAGGAGTGGATGGTAACCTGTGCATTTCTGAAGGGGCCAGCATCGGCAGAGTTAACATTGAGCCGGATGCGAAAAAAATACTGCTGGTCGGGGATTCTCACAGTGCAGATTACTCGGCCGAATTCCGCAGGTACGTCACGATCGAGAAGCTGGACGCCTGGCAATTCTCAGTCGGCGGGTGCGGATTCCTTCCGAGTCAGGCGGGGGTGAACGGGGGGCAATGTGGCAAGGCAATGCGCCTTCTTGAAGAAGTGATCGAAAAAAATCGTTTTGACGATATCGTAGTTATCGGCGCGTACTACAGTCATACGGGGCATAGCGACAAGGAGTTGCTGCGCAAGGACATGGATTACTTGTCAGCTTTGATCCACCATATGCTTCAACTCAATGCCCATGTCATCTTCTTCACCCCGAGATATTCCCTTTCTGTCGAGCCTATGCGTGCGGCAATGCTCAATAAGGTCGATCAGGTCAAAACAGTCAAGGAGGCTGCGGCAGATTACGTCGACAGCCGGATCGAGATGTTGACTCAGGCACCAAAATTTACCTTGTTCAACGAGAGGGACCGCCTGATAGGACTTGGATGTGGTGATGCCCAGTGCTTTAACGGGCACACTTCAGGTTTGAACCCGCTGTACCGCGATACAAACCATCTGACAAACTACGGCGCAAAGTTGGTATTTCAGCAATTGACATCTGCAGTGAAGCTTTAG
- a CDS encoding undecaprenyl diphosphate synthase family protein — translation MAIRSIGVIPDGTRRWAAREGISLPCSYAHAFKNLTKHIDALSKRGVRHIHVYMFSLYNLKRIRDEIDACLDAECEFIDNLVAREIPIAVYGDIEAMRDAHARIAEIMERLRYVQHPEGDATTVHLYIGYSFENHLRALLAGKREISSIVESLAAERIDLLIRTGGASTLSDFLPIHSRYAQLHFLPALFNDFTVRELISICEQHDAASKAYKYGE, via the coding sequence ATGGCGATTAGAAGCATCGGGGTCATTCCCGATGGTACCAGAAGATGGGCGGCGCGAGAGGGAATCAGTTTGCCCTGCAGTTACGCCCACGCCTTTAAGAATTTGACTAAACATATCGATGCGCTCTCCAAACGCGGCGTCAGACACATTCATGTGTACATGTTCAGTCTCTACAACCTCAAGAGGATTCGGGACGAAATTGACGCCTGTCTGGATGCTGAATGTGAATTCATCGACAACCTTGTTGCCAGAGAAATCCCAATAGCTGTTTATGGCGACATAGAGGCTATGAGGGATGCTCACGCACGCATTGCAGAAATAATGGAAAGGCTCCGCTACGTCCAACATCCCGAGGGCGATGCAACCACCGTCCACCTATACATAGGCTACTCTTTTGAAAATCATCTACGCGCACTTTTGGCCGGGAAAAGGGAGATTTCATCCATAGTGGAATCACTGGCAGCCGAAAGAATTGACCTACTTATTCGTACCGGGGGAGCATCAACTTTAAGTGATTTTCTACCTATTCATTCGAGGTATGCGCAACTGCATTTTCTTCCGGCTTTGTTCAATGATTTTACTGTACGTGAACTGATATCGATATGCGAGCAACATGATGCTGCTTCAAAAGCCTACAAATACGGAGAGTGA
- a CDS encoding IS30 family transposase, with protein MSHTHLTENERYVISHLKVAKFSLREIGRRLGRHHTSIMREIARNGPTYPDGVYWYTFTHGTALKRRHQPRSFRRQDNADLVAYVEEKLMLDWPPEAIAARLKMDFPMDRAMRISHETIYRWIYLDAREGGELHKHLRRRRRNRRRQTRYCAGRRFIPGRVSIKERPAVVGTRERFGDWEGDTLHGAKGAGNLATYVERKSRFLLAARLADRRAATMTDHSARCFSPLPEILCQTVTVDNGSEFAEFKDLETKTGLTVYFADPYASWQRGTNENTNGILRHYFPKGFDFRTLSEEEIQQVVKQVNDRPRKCLGYRTPAEVLRASFGGAFTT; from the coding sequence ATGTCCCACACGCATCTTACAGAAAATGAGCGATATGTCATCAGCCATTTGAAGGTGGCGAAATTTAGCCTTCGCGAAATCGGCCGTAGGCTTGGACGCCATCACACAAGCATCATGCGCGAGATTGCGCGCAACGGCCCGACATACCCCGATGGAGTTTACTGGTACACCTTCACGCATGGCACTGCGCTTAAACGTCGTCACCAGCCCAGGTCTTTCCGGCGGCAGGACAACGCCGATCTGGTCGCTTACGTTGAAGAGAAATTGATGCTGGATTGGCCACCTGAAGCCATTGCCGCCAGGCTCAAAATGGATTTCCCAATGGACCGGGCGATGCGCATCAGTCATGAAACCATCTACCGCTGGATTTACCTAGACGCCAGAGAAGGTGGCGAGCTTCACAAGCATCTTCGCCGTCGGAGGCGGAATCGCCGTAGGCAAACGCGCTACTGCGCAGGACGGCGGTTCATTCCGGGTCGAGTCTCAATTAAGGAGAGGCCGGCAGTAGTTGGTACCAGAGAACGATTTGGGGACTGGGAAGGCGACACGCTGCACGGTGCGAAAGGCGCAGGAAACCTTGCCACGTACGTTGAGCGCAAGAGCCGCTTTTTACTTGCCGCAAGACTCGCAGACAGAAGGGCCGCAACCATGACGGATCATAGCGCGAGGTGCTTCAGCCCTCTGCCCGAGATCCTCTGCCAGACAGTAACCGTTGATAACGGTAGTGAGTTTGCGGAATTCAAAGATCTGGAAACTAAGACAGGGCTTACCGTGTATTTCGCGGATCCTTATGCGTCTTGGCAGCGTGGCACCAATGAGAACACAAACGGCATCTTGCGGCACTACTTTCCGAAGGGGTTCGACTTCAGGACCCTATCAGAGGAAGAAATTCAGCAGGTCGTGAAACAGGTCAACGATCGACCACGAAAGTGCCTCGGCTACCGGACTCCTGCGGAAGTTCTGCGTGCATCATTCGGTGGTGCATTTACAACTTGA